In the Blautia coccoides genome, CCCCCATAATTTTTAAGAAAATCCGATAATGGGTGACGAAAATCAATCATTCCGACAAGAAATTTGTCACTTTGTCTTACCGCTAAAAACACTTCTGATGGAACATATCCAGTTTTATACTTTTTTCTTAATCTTCCTTCAAAATCAATCCATTCATCAAATGAATAGACATCTTCAAGTCCTGCACAACCGTCAAAGCTATCCCCATTTTGTGACATTTCTTCTTTGTATGACATTACTTGTTCTGCATAAAGTTTACATGGCCTAACTAACATCAATCCACACATTACTTTTTACCTCGCAATTTCTCGATTGTCGCTCGCTATTTCCGTTTTCCCCGTTGCGGCACATAGCTTTTCGTCAACTCGGATTTTTGTACAATCCGGGTCAGCCATTGTTTTTCTTCCTCCGTCAGCTTGGTGTAGCGCAGTTTTGTCTGCTTACACAACACCATCAACAGGTGTTCCGCCCGACTGCCTTTGAAGTTCGCCACTTCCTCCAAATCCCGCTTGAGTTCGTCCACAATGGTATTCTCCGGGGCGCTGTCGCTCCTGCCCCTGTGTGCTTCCCGTATGTCCTCCATAATAGCGTCTATGTCGTGATGTACCCGGCTGCTGAAATAGTCGCCCTCCCGCACATGGGCGGCTTGCAGGACACCAGCGGTCTTGTCATGCTCCCCCGGCTGGTACTTCTCCATAATTTCGGCCCTCGCCACATCTACCCATGCGTTCAAGTTCTGTATCTGTGTTGCGGCGATACCCTCAACATAAATCTGTATATCGGCCAGCAGCTTGACAAAATCCGGGTGCGCCGCCAGTTCACAAAGCAAGGCGGTATCAATTCGCCCACTTTTCAGCAGGTCAATCATTTCATCACTCAAACGCAGGTCTGCAAGATCGGCGTTTGGGTGACTTTTTGTTTCGGTCAGCCCTAACAGATAATCAGCGGTCACGCCGTAAAACTTCGCCAGCTTGATAAGGGCATAGTGGCTGATGTCCTTGAAGTCGTCCGCTTCATAGCTGCCCAGCGCAGACTTGGAGAGTTGTGTCTGCTCCGCAAGCTGTTCCAGCGTCAGCCCACGCTCCACACGCAGGTCTTTCAAGCGTTCCTGTATTGTCAACGCCAATCTACACACCCCCTCTTATGCTTATTTCATGCTTTCTTGACACTCGCTGCACTCTCTGTCATGGATAGAAATGATACCTCCGCATTTGGGACAAGTATATTTCCCTTTCTGCTGTTCCATGAACCTTTCCAAACCGTGCTGACGAACAAACTCGCTGTTCTCCATAAGGCTCGCCTGATACCTTTTGTTGTAACTTTTTTCAAGGTTTTTAATCAGCTTGCAAGGATAATCGGGACATTCAAAACAATAGGACAGCCCTTTGCCCTTGATACAATCTTTTATCTTGCATTTGCGGCAGTGTTCCGGTTTGCCCATGTCGCTGTTCAAGCAACCGGCACACGGCTTTTTATGATAACAATGCTTATAGCAGACCAAACAGTTCATGCCGCAGGGGGCAAACATAGCCGTATCCATTTTTTCTGTTGGCATTTTCATGGCTCGCCCTCCTTGTCAGCTTACGGTTTCTTTCATTCTACCACAATTCCGAGAGCGTGGAAATAGTGTGTTTTCCAGCGGGATTTCCAACCTTTCGGATATACGGGACGGGCGGTCAAAAAAGTGTAGACTTGTGTTAGTTCATCGATGGACAAGCACAAGTGAATGACCGTCCGAAAGAGATATTACCAGCTGGGGAAGTACGCCGTGACCCCGCTTCTGGCCACTGTCCCGAAGTAGGGAGAGCGTACCAATGCCGGGATACGCCGCAGGAATGGGGTAGGAACGGCTTTCGGGGAAAACGGCAGTAAAGCGAAAATGGAGGAACGCATGAGCAAAAAAATACCAGGGATAGAGCGCACACCGGGCGGCGGCTTGCCCCGCATGACCCCGGCGCAGCGCAGACGGGCAAACGCCCTCATTCGCAAAACCTGCTGCAACTACGATAACGGCAACTGCCTGTTGCTGGACGATGGGGAGGAATGTGTCTGCCCCCAGTCTATCTCCTATTCCGTCTGCTGCAAGTGGTTCCGCTGGGCAGTGCTGCCACAGGACAAGGCGCTGGAGGCGGAGATATTCCGCAGCGCCAGCGTGAAGCGGTGCGCCGAATGCGGGGCGGCTTTCGTCCCCCGTTCCAACCGGGCAAAATATT is a window encoding:
- a CDS encoding helix-turn-helix domain-containing protein; translated protein: MALTIQERLKDLRVERGLTLEQLAEQTQLSKSALGSYEADDFKDISHYALIKLAKFYGVTADYLLGLTETKSHPNADLADLRLSDEMIDLLKSGRIDTALLCELAAHPDFVKLLADIQIYVEGIAATQIQNLNAWVDVARAEIMEKYQPGEHDKTAGVLQAAHVREGDYFSSRVHHDIDAIMEDIREAHRGRSDSAPENTIVDELKRDLEEVANFKGSRAEHLLMVLCKQTKLRYTKLTEEEKQWLTRIVQKSELTKSYVPQRGKRK
- a CDS encoding DUF3795 domain-containing protein is translated as MKMPTEKMDTAMFAPCGMNCLVCYKHCYHKKPCAGCLNSDMGKPEHCRKCKIKDCIKGKGLSYCFECPDYPCKLIKNLEKSYNKRYQASLMENSEFVRQHGLERFMEQQKGKYTCPKCGGIISIHDRECSECQESMK
- a CDS encoding cysteine-rich VLP domain-containing protein, with the protein product MSKKIPGIERTPGGGLPRMTPAQRRRANALIRKTCCNYDNGNCLLLDDGEECVCPQSISYSVCCKWFRWAVLPQDKALEAEIFRSASVKRCAECGAAFVPRSNRAKYCEACARRVHRRQKNASDRKRRRETDK